The Sphingobacteriales bacterium sequence GGTGCCACAATGAGCCGTCATATCTTTGGCGATGCTGTGGATATAAGGATTGGCGATGTGAACAACGATGGAAAGTTTACGAAAAGAGACAAAGATCAGATAATTGACATCTGTGAAAAGTTAATAAACGGCAGGGGTGGAATGGGTTTATATCCCGGAACGAGAATTTTACATATCGATTTAAGAGGCCATCGGGCAAGGTGGAACAGTTACAGCCGTAAAAAGTAATTATTCCTCAGCTAATTGATTCATTCCCATTACATTTGCTTCAAAAAAAAATGACGGATTTCAGAGCAGGTTTTGTGAATATCATTGGGTTCCCGAATGTCGGAAAATCTACTTTACTCAATAAACTTGTCGGAGAAAATTTAGCTATCACCAGCCCAAAGGTGCAGACCACGCGCCAACGTATCTTGGGAATTATTACCACCAAACATTATCAGCTGATTATTTCCGACACACCCGGTATCCTGAATCCCACCTATGAGTTACAAAAGGTGATGCAGGAAGAGATAGCAGAAGCATTTGAAGATGCTGATATTTTCATTTACATGGTAGAAGCCGGGGATAAGCCACCTAAACATCTGGAATGGATTGGGAAAATAAAGAATGCAGGTGTGCCTTATTTTCTGGTTATCAATAAGATTGATCTGACAGATGAGGTAACCTTGAAACAAAAAATGAAGGAGTGGGCAGAAGTAACGGGGGAAGAAAATATATTGCCCTTGTCGGCATTGTATATCAACGATATGTCGGCTTTTGTTGACAAACTTGCCGAAAAGTTGCCTGTTCACGAGGCCTATTTTCCTGAAGAATACATCAGTGATAAAACAGAGCGTTTTATTGCCGCAGAAAAAATCAGGGAACAGGCATTTTATATTTACAAACAGGAAATACCATATTCCATTGAAGTGGAAATCAGATCGTTCAAGGAAGAAGACAATATCATCCGCATCAGTGCAGAAATATATGTCAGCCGCGAAAGTCAGAAACATATTGTTATCGGGAAAAACGGTCAGGCTCTGAAAGAGCTGGGCACTGCCGCCCGCTTGCAGATGGAAGAATTTTTTAAGAAAAAAGTCTTTCTGGAAATTCATGTGAAAGTTTTAGAGGATTGGCAGCATAAACGTAACATCCTCAGAAAGTTAGGCTACAAATAATTTTTCTTTGATATTTTGTTTGTTTTTGGGAAATAATGATAAA is a genomic window containing:
- a CDS encoding GTPase Era encodes the protein MTDFRAGFVNIIGFPNVGKSTLLNKLVGENLAITSPKVQTTRQRILGIITTKHYQLIISDTPGILNPTYELQKVMQEEIAEAFEDADIFIYMVEAGDKPPKHLEWIGKIKNAGVPYFLVINKIDLTDEVTLKQKMKEWAEVTGEENILPLSALYINDMSAFVDKLAEKLPVHEAYFPEEYISDKTERFIAAEKIREQAFYIYKQEIPYSIEVEIRSFKEEDNIIRISAEIYVSRESQKHIVIGKNGQALKELGTAARLQMEEFFKKKVFLEIHVKVLEDWQHKRNILRKLGYK